A genome region from Halorussus pelagicus includes the following:
- a CDS encoding aldo/keto reductase produces the protein MAQREDFDDGQRLDGMPRLGLGTWENTDAGTCADSVRQALEMGYRHIDTAQIYDNEEHVGEGIAAADVDREDIFLATKIWTSNLSYDDVIHTAKESLDKLGVDYVDLLYVHWPANEYDAEDTLPAFDQLYDDGLIENVGVSNFEPRHLDEAQDVLDAPVFANQVEMHPLLPQDELVEYGQENDVNLVAYSPLARGEVFDVPEMQEIAEKHDASAAQVSLAWLRQRDGVAAIPKASSETHIRDNWESLALELDDEDVAKIESIDRRERQVDPDFGPWN, from the coding sequence ATGGCTCAACGCGAGGACTTCGACGACGGACAGCGACTGGACGGGATGCCGCGACTCGGTCTCGGGACGTGGGAGAACACCGACGCCGGGACGTGCGCGGATAGCGTCCGGCAGGCGCTCGAAATGGGGTATCGACACATCGACACCGCACAGATATACGACAACGAGGAACACGTCGGCGAGGGCATCGCGGCGGCCGACGTTGACCGCGAGGACATCTTTCTGGCAACGAAAATCTGGACGAGCAACCTCTCGTACGACGACGTGATTCACACCGCGAAAGAGAGCCTCGACAAACTCGGCGTGGACTACGTGGACCTGCTGTACGTCCACTGGCCAGCCAACGAGTACGACGCTGAGGACACCCTTCCGGCGTTCGACCAACTCTACGACGACGGTCTCATCGAGAACGTCGGCGTGAGCAACTTCGAACCGCGCCATCTCGACGAAGCCCAAGACGTACTCGACGCGCCCGTCTTCGCCAATCAAGTCGAGATGCACCCGCTGCTCCCGCAGGACGAGCTGGTCGAGTACGGGCAGGAGAACGACGTGAACCTCGTCGCGTACTCGCCGCTGGCCCGCGGAGAGGTCTTCGACGTGCCCGAGATGCAGGAAATCGCCGAGAAACACGACGCCTCTGCGGCGCAGGTCAGTCTCGCGTGGCTCCGCCAGCGCGACGGCGTGGCCGCGATTCCGAAGGCCTCCAGCGAGACCCACATTCGGGACAACTGGGAGTCGTTGGCCCTCGAACTCGACGACGAGGACGTAGCGAAGATAGAGAGCATCGACCGGCGCGAGCGACAGGTAGACCCCGACTTCGGCCCGTGGAACTGA
- a CDS encoding helix-turn-helix domain-containing protein yields MIDITMDMEQYDCPFIDTTDDHAVGFSAIQWDFDRANDRLETRMMVEGEDRGTLSKGLSSLRDHQNMHDYALLTRRDNVAHIRTVIGETDAMATIRDNDGYVTGPFHIEGGSEVWHVGFDGIEEADTTLSELERGNEFDVLDRNNTELPEMQDFVQNAGAAMTLIEGCRDLSDVERQTLETAVSDGYFENPRGATLGHLADEFDVSKPAVSKNLRRGQQKMIQRVVEALDELE; encoded by the coding sequence ATGATAGATATCACGATGGACATGGAGCAGTACGACTGCCCGTTCATCGACACTACCGACGACCACGCGGTGGGGTTCTCGGCCATCCAGTGGGACTTCGACCGGGCGAACGACCGGTTGGAGACGCGGATGATGGTCGAGGGCGAGGACCGCGGGACGCTCTCGAAGGGTCTCTCGTCGCTGCGCGACCACCAGAACATGCACGACTACGCCCTGTTGACCCGCAGGGACAACGTCGCGCACATCCGGACGGTCATCGGCGAGACCGACGCAATGGCGACGATTCGAGACAACGACGGCTACGTCACCGGCCCGTTCCACATCGAAGGTGGCAGCGAGGTCTGGCACGTCGGTTTCGACGGCATCGAGGAGGCCGACACGACGCTCTCGGAACTGGAGCGAGGCAACGAGTTCGACGTTCTCGACCGGAATAACACGGAACTGCCCGAGATGCAGGACTTCGTCCAGAACGCGGGGGCCGCGATGACGCTCATCGAGGGGTGTCGGGACCTCTCGGACGTGGAGCGCCAGACGCTCGAAACCGCGGTTTCGGACGGTTACTTCGAGAACCCGCGGGGCGCGACGCTCGGCCACCTCGCCGACGAGTTCGACGTGTCCAAGCCCGCGGTGTCGAAGAATCTCCGGCGCGGCCAGCAAAAGATGATCCAGCGCGTCGTGGAAGCCTTAGACGAGTTGGAGTGA
- a CDS encoding MFS transporter — MERGWRSVLVIAGWQTAASLCYYSIFAATSFVREDFDVSRTLVGLFLTAALVGYTLNLFPSGAAVDGFGERRTMVVSLLALAGGTVAVALAPTYLLLLGAAVVLGGAYAAAMPASNKGIVAAAPRGRENLAMGVKQVGVTAGSGAASLVVTGVAAVFVWRRGFWVVAAVAGAYAVVFAFLYTGTGGSGRWELPDLSGLADDRAYLLLVAAGLFVGATIFSMLGYIILYVEDIVGAGAAAGGVVLALTQTTGSAGRIGAGSLADALDGDSGAATVSLAQLGGSVLLFGSLALGITDLAVAAAVFAGLGLTVLGMPGVYYSCLGELVASEDLGAATAGGQTAINVGGLLTPPAFGYLVDTTGYGVGWAALGALSACGMVLLWGVRREMAGR, encoded by the coding sequence GTGGAGCGTGGCTGGCGGTCGGTCCTCGTCATCGCTGGCTGGCAGACGGCGGCCAGCCTCTGTTACTACAGCATCTTCGCCGCGACCTCATTCGTCCGGGAGGATTTCGACGTTTCGCGGACGCTCGTCGGCCTGTTCCTCACGGCCGCGCTGGTCGGCTACACGCTGAATCTCTTCCCCAGCGGCGCGGCGGTGGACGGATTCGGCGAGCGCCGGACGATGGTCGTCAGCCTGCTCGCGCTGGCGGGCGGGACTGTCGCCGTCGCGCTCGCGCCGACCTACCTCCTCCTGCTCGGGGCCGCCGTCGTCCTCGGGGGCGCCTACGCCGCCGCGATGCCCGCCTCGAACAAGGGCATCGTCGCTGCCGCGCCTCGCGGTCGGGAGAACCTCGCTATGGGCGTCAAGCAGGTCGGCGTCACCGCCGGGAGCGGCGCGGCCTCGCTGGTGGTCACGGGCGTTGCGGCCGTCTTCGTGTGGCGACGTGGCTTCTGGGTCGTCGCCGCGGTCGCGGGTGCCTACGCCGTCGTTTTCGCGTTCCTCTACACGGGGACCGGCGGCTCCGGTCGGTGGGAACTCCCCGACCTCTCGGGGTTGGCCGACGACAGGGCCTACCTCCTGCTGGTCGCGGCGGGTCTGTTTGTCGGCGCGACCATCTTCTCGATGCTCGGCTACATCATCCTCTACGTCGAGGACATAGTGGGTGCCGGGGCCGCGGCGGGCGGCGTCGTCCTCGCGCTGACCCAGACCACGGGGAGCGCGGGCCGAATCGGCGCGGGGTCGCTGGCCGACGCGCTCGACGGCGACTCCGGCGCGGCGACGGTCTCGCTCGCGCAACTCGGCGGGTCGGTCCTGCTCTTCGGGTCGCTCGCGCTCGGCATCACGGACCTCGCGGTCGCCGCGGCGGTGTTCGCCGGACTCGGCCTGACCGTCCTCGGGATGCCCGGCGTCTACTACTCCTGTCTCGGCGAACTCGTGGCCAGCGAAGACCTCGGGGCCGCAACGGCGGGCGGCCAGACCGCCATCAACGTCGGGGGCCTGCTGACCCCGCCAGCGTTCGGCTACCTCGTGGACACGACCGGGTACGGGGTCGGGTGGGCCGCGCTCGGCGCGCTGTCTGCCTGCGGGATGGTCCTGCTGTGGGGCGTCCGACGCGAGATGGCCGGGCGCTGA
- a CDS encoding SDR family NAD(P)-dependent oxidoreductase — MTDEVTAPEFASEDALVVDDDRFAPENVALVTGAASGIGRATALVLAENGLTVVGTDVDEDGLAETQAKAEQHDAPGTVETVAGDLREDVPEIADAAAEYGDVAFLANVAGMQHIDPIEEFPMETYDRMQEVMVRAPVELSKECLPRMRENGFGCIGNMASVHGHYVTGDKVAYNVAKFGIRGLTQSIAAEGDGDIRAFSVSTGYVKTPLVTDQIPDTADQRGISVQEVVEDVMLGQSRTTEMMTPVEVGNLFAFGFSKHGQHLNGGDLRFDGGMTLTYE; from the coding sequence ATGACCGACGAAGTCACCGCTCCCGAGTTCGCCAGCGAGGACGCCCTCGTCGTGGACGACGACCGCTTCGCGCCCGAGAACGTCGCGCTCGTGACGGGCGCGGCCTCGGGCATCGGACGCGCGACCGCGCTCGTGCTGGCCGAGAACGGCCTGACCGTGGTCGGGACGGACGTGGACGAGGACGGACTTGCTGAGACTCAAGCGAAGGCCGAGCAACACGACGCGCCAGGCACCGTCGAGACGGTCGCGGGTGACCTGCGCGAGGACGTGCCCGAAATCGCGGACGCCGCGGCCGAGTACGGCGACGTTGCCTTCCTCGCCAACGTCGCGGGGATGCAACACATCGACCCCATCGAGGAGTTTCCGATGGAGACCTACGACCGGATGCAGGAAGTCATGGTCCGCGCGCCGGTCGAACTCTCCAAGGAGTGTCTGCCCCGCATGCGCGAGAACGGGTTTGGCTGTATCGGCAACATGGCCTCGGTCCACGGCCACTACGTCACCGGCGACAAGGTGGCGTACAACGTGGCGAAGTTCGGCATTCGGGGTCTCACCCAGTCCATCGCCGCGGAGGGCGACGGCGATATCCGCGCCTTCTCGGTCAGCACGGGCTACGTGAAGACGCCGCTCGTGACCGACCAGATTCCCGACACCGCCGACCAGCGCGGGATTTCGGTGCAGGAGGTCGTCGAGGACGTGATGCTCGGCCAGTCGCGTACGACGGAGATGATGACGCCGGTCGAGGTCGGGAACCTGTTCGCGTTCGGCTTCTCGAAGCACGGCCAGCATCTCAACGGCGGGGACCTGCGGTTCGACGGCGGGATGACGCTGACCTACGAGTGA
- a CDS encoding ABC transporter substrate-binding protein, which translates to MVDDSVSRRRWLTALGATGVAGLAGCTGDDGGQSTTTTTASDETDGGMTETTATTTEQASTSGVKIGVLQPTSGDLKYYGQQALWGFYSGLAYKGDTDPIEDASTGRKSVTVGDVEYELIVRDTQFAADKAQSLATDLVKNEEVDMLFGCASSGAANRVIKTVSKQAQVPYMVGPAASASTTASSDTCSNLVFRASENTAMDARSGGKYVANQTDVSKVYLFGADYSFGKAVVNNYEEVLKNEGVEIIDKKFVPQGYSEWKSLLDNAQSAGAEGIVGGFTVATLPKLFTSYLNGDYDYRVFGGFATQITNSVVGQTLQKALGKPLTTEKLADTGLGPFTTRYHWNQYDNDINSEFVDTYTSTYGVVPDLFTSGSFTAASAISQAVTESGSTEGADIAEALRGMTVADTPKGEGAYTFQKYNNQARSAMTVADPVPTSDEWADNWDAAIMPSEPLATIGADESTIPKSGVDCSL; encoded by the coding sequence ATGGTGGATGACAGCGTTTCACGGCGGCGATGGCTCACTGCGCTCGGCGCGACCGGCGTAGCGGGACTCGCCGGGTGTACCGGCGACGACGGCGGACAGAGTACAACAACGACAACTGCGAGCGACGAGACAGATGGCGGAATGACAGAGACCACGGCGACGACGACGGAGCAGGCATCAACCTCGGGCGTCAAAATCGGCGTCCTTCAGCCGACCTCGGGAGACCTGAAATACTACGGCCAGCAGGCGCTGTGGGGTTTCTACTCGGGTCTCGCGTACAAGGGCGACACCGACCCAATCGAGGACGCCAGCACGGGCCGGAAGTCCGTCACGGTCGGCGATGTCGAGTACGAACTCATCGTCCGGGACACGCAGTTCGCGGCCGACAAGGCCCAGTCGCTGGCGACCGACCTCGTGAAAAACGAGGAGGTGGACATGCTGTTCGGATGTGCCTCCTCCGGGGCGGCCAACCGCGTCATCAAGACCGTCTCAAAGCAGGCCCAAGTCCCGTACATGGTCGGTCCCGCGGCGTCGGCCAGCACCACGGCGAGTTCCGATACGTGCAGTAACCTCGTCTTCCGTGCGAGCGAGAACACCGCGATGGACGCCCGCTCGGGCGGGAAGTACGTCGCCAACCAGACCGACGTGAGCAAGGTCTATCTTTTCGGCGCGGACTACTCGTTCGGCAAGGCGGTCGTCAACAACTACGAAGAGGTACTGAAGAACGAGGGCGTCGAAATCATCGACAAGAAGTTCGTCCCGCAGGGTTACTCCGAGTGGAAGAGTCTGCTCGACAACGCCCAGAGCGCGGGCGCGGAGGGTATCGTCGGCGGCTTCACGGTCGCTACCCTGCCCAAACTGTTCACCTCGTATCTCAACGGCGACTACGACTACCGGGTGTTCGGCGGCTTCGCCACCCAGATTACCAACAGCGTCGTCGGCCAGACGCTCCAGAAGGCGCTGGGCAAGCCGCTCACGACGGAGAAACTCGCGGACACCGGTCTCGGGCCGTTCACGACGCGCTACCACTGGAACCAGTACGACAACGACATCAATAGCGAGTTCGTGGACACCTACACCAGCACGTACGGCGTCGTCCCGGACCTGTTTACCTCCGGTTCGTTCACCGCCGCGTCGGCCATCTCGCAGGCGGTCACGGAGAGCGGTTCGACCGAAGGCGCGGACATCGCCGAGGCGCTCCGCGGGATGACCGTCGCGGACACACCGAAGGGCGAGGGTGCGTACACCTTCCAGAAGTACAACAATCAGGCCCGGTCGGCGATGACTGTCGCGGACCCGGTTCCCACGAGCGACGAGTGGGCTGACAACTGGGACGCCGCCATCATGCCTAGCGAGCCGCTGGCGACCATCGGGGCCGACGAATCCACGATTCCCAAGAGCGGCGTGGACTGCTCGCTGTAG
- a CDS encoding ABC transporter ATP-binding protein: protein MLRTSELTKDFGGLTAVDDVDFALDDGELCSLIGPNGAGKTTFFNLLTGVLTPTRGTVEVREQGGWRDVTDATPYETANLGLHRSYQITNVFPTSTVLENVRVAAQAASNDGAKLWRNAEAFERHREEAHRILDRVGLADEADTAAESLSHGAKRQLEVGIALAGDPDVLLLDEPNAGVSSESVDRIIDLIEDVATDHAVLLVEHNMDIVMNVSDRVVVLNQGAVIAEGPPEEVRGDPTVQEAYLGGYEAGSLDADETAPDADAADAGTDPEEGTA from the coding sequence ATGTTGCGAACTTCGGAACTGACGAAGGATTTCGGCGGTCTCACGGCCGTCGATGACGTAGATTTCGCGCTCGACGACGGGGAGCTGTGTTCGCTCATCGGACCCAACGGTGCCGGGAAGACCACGTTCTTCAACCTACTGACGGGCGTGTTGACCCCGACCCGCGGGACCGTCGAAGTGCGCGAGCAGGGAGGCTGGCGCGACGTGACCGACGCCACGCCCTACGAGACCGCGAATCTCGGCCTGCACCGCTCGTACCAGATAACGAACGTCTTTCCGACCAGCACGGTACTGGAGAACGTCCGGGTCGCCGCGCAGGCCGCCTCGAACGACGGCGCGAAGCTTTGGCGCAACGCCGAGGCGTTCGAGCGCCACCGCGAGGAGGCCCACCGAATCCTCGACCGCGTGGGTCTCGCCGACGAGGCCGACACCGCGGCCGAGAGCCTGAGCCACGGCGCGAAGCGCCAGTTGGAGGTCGGTATCGCCCTCGCGGGGGACCCCGACGTACTCCTGCTGGACGAACCCAACGCGGGGGTCTCCTCCGAGAGCGTGGACCGCATTATCGACCTCATTGAGGACGTGGCGACCGACCACGCGGTCCTGCTCGTGGAACACAACATGGACATCGTGATGAACGTCTCTGACCGCGTCGTGGTGCTGAATCAGGGCGCGGTCATCGCGGAGGGACCGCCCGAAGAGGTTCGGGGCGACCCGACCGTGCAGGAGGCGTATCTCGGCGGCTACGAGGCCGGGAGCCTCGACGCCGACGAAACTGCGCCCGACGCCGACGCCGCGGACGCCGGGACCGACCCGGAGGAGGGGACGGCGTGA
- a CDS encoding ABC transporter ATP-binding protein has product MTLLEVEDAHTYYGESHILEGVSLEVEEGEVVALVGRNGVGKTTTLRTILQLTPPSEGAVRYRGEDVTGLETHEVAKMGVGWIPEERRIFTQLSVEENIRVAVPDGTDADAAVERAFETFPDLRDHKGRDAGNLSGGQQQMLALSRGLVGDNDLLLVDEPSEGLAPLIVERVAEALNDAADDTTILLVEQNLPLALDLADRFYVVDNGQVVESGNADETSADDERLRRYLSA; this is encoded by the coding sequence ATGACCCTACTCGAAGTCGAGGACGCCCACACCTACTACGGCGAGAGCCACATCCTCGAAGGCGTCTCGCTCGAAGTCGAGGAGGGCGAAGTCGTCGCCCTCGTGGGCCGCAACGGCGTCGGCAAGACGACCACGCTCCGGACCATCCTCCAGTTGACCCCGCCGAGCGAGGGCGCGGTCCGCTACCGCGGCGAGGACGTGACCGGACTAGAGACCCACGAAGTCGCCAAGATGGGCGTCGGGTGGATTCCCGAGGAGCGGCGCATCTTCACGCAACTCTCCGTCGAGGAGAATATTCGCGTCGCGGTGCCCGACGGGACGGACGCCGACGCGGCGGTCGAACGCGCTTTCGAGACGTTCCCCGACCTGCGAGACCACAAGGGCCGCGACGCCGGGAACCTCTCGGGTGGCCAACAGCAGATGCTCGCGCTCTCGCGCGGGTTGGTCGGCGACAACGACCTCCTGCTGGTGGACGAACCGAGCGAGGGTCTCGCGCCGCTCATCGTCGAGCGCGTGGCCGAGGCCCTGAACGACGCCGCAGACGACACGACCATCCTGCTGGTCGAGCAGAACCTGCCGCTGGCGCTCGACCTCGCGGACCGCTTCTACGTCGTGGACAACGGGCAGGTGGTCGAGTCCGGGAACGCCGACGAGACTTCGGCCGACGACGAACGACTCAGGAGGTATCTCAGCGCATGA
- a CDS encoding branched-chain amino acid ABC transporter permease has product MTGFESTLANLVVMAGFADALGQFLRPENLAAVLVDGLAKAGLYVMIASGLTLIFGLMGVLNFAHGSMTMIGAYLGGLIMVGLVGGSTGFGANLLFFFVALAATFALLAGLGGVVEVGLIRQLYDRPPVYQILLTFGLTLILDEIVRIVVLFYGMQPTSDWQAALGTKPAALAESVDLGIVSVSGLSLFEIAFGTATVAGLWAFLTKTRYGMIIRAGSEDAEMTEALGIDVRRVFTVVFALGAGVAGAAGTLLMWDPAWGASVPLAADTLLPAFVVVIIGGLGTFRGTVVAAVIVGMTDATMTWWFVNEIEFAGLPEMTIFLILVVMLVLRPQGLFGVEEVGGH; this is encoded by the coding sequence ATGACTGGATTCGAATCGACACTGGCGAACCTCGTCGTGATGGCGGGGTTCGCAGACGCACTCGGACAGTTCCTCCGGCCGGAGAATCTGGCGGCCGTCCTCGTGGACGGACTGGCGAAGGCCGGACTCTACGTGATGATTGCGAGCGGTCTGACCCTCATCTTCGGACTGATGGGCGTGCTGAACTTCGCGCACGGTTCGATGACGATGATCGGGGCGTATCTGGGCGGCCTGATAATGGTCGGTCTCGTCGGCGGGAGTACCGGATTCGGCGCGAACCTGCTGTTTTTCTTCGTCGCGCTCGCGGCGACGTTCGCGCTGCTGGCGGGTCTCGGCGGCGTCGTGGAGGTCGGTCTCATCCGGCAACTCTACGACCGACCGCCGGTCTACCAGATTCTACTCACCTTCGGGTTGACGCTGATTCTGGACGAAATCGTCCGCATCGTCGTCCTCTTCTACGGGATGCAACCGACTAGCGACTGGCAGGCCGCGCTGGGCACCAAGCCCGCCGCGCTCGCCGAGTCGGTCGATTTGGGCATCGTCTCGGTCAGCGGTCTCTCGCTGTTCGAAATCGCGTTCGGGACCGCCACGGTCGCGGGTCTCTGGGCGTTCCTCACCAAGACGCGCTACGGGATGATAATCCGGGCCGGGAGCGAGGACGCCGAGATGACCGAAGCGCTGGGCATCGACGTGCGCCGGGTGTTCACCGTGGTCTTCGCGCTCGGTGCGGGCGTCGCGGGCGCGGCCGGGACGCTCCTGATGTGGGACCCCGCGTGGGGTGCCAGCGTCCCCTTGGCGGCCGACACCTTGCTCCCGGCATTCGTCGTCGTCATCATCGGCGGTCTCGGCACCTTCCGGGGCACTGTCGTCGCGGCGGTCATCGTCGGGATGACGGACGCCACGATGACGTGGTGGTTCGTCAACGAGATAGAGTTCGCGGGCCTGCCCGAGATGACCATCTTCCTCATCCTCGTGGTGATGCTCGTCCTGCGCCCACAGGGACTGTTCGGCGTCGAGGAGGTGGGCGGCCATTAG
- a CDS encoding branched-chain amino acid ABC transporter permease has product MVAVLPKVETMVAVLYFGLFAMSFDFISGYTGYLSFGHAAFYGAGAYFVVLASNGKIPLVATDTSFVVLLALAGLVAVVLALLIGAVSFRLSGVYFAMITLGFSQVLYVFVRGWDYAASNPRDGPAVLERTDPFSVGVPGVDSLNLAIGQLAGDSVEGLLGVLNFGTTEVSYYMIGLVVLVCYFAMQRIIHSPFGRVLVAIRENEERAEAVGYNTFWYKLGAFAVSAFFAAVAGGLFAGFQRSVSPENTFYFLVTGDALLASIIGGFGTLAGPLYGWLFDESVTEFLSKTGEGGGLLPYLREHLGEATMTTELYNGLTVGQTIDTFLNGHAELYVGVIFVLFVLFVPNGLLGTVRDRLGGPVGEQVAARLRGDEE; this is encoded by the coding sequence ATGGTCGCGGTCCTGCCCAAAGTCGAGACGATGGTCGCGGTCCTCTACTTCGGACTGTTCGCCATGTCGTTCGACTTCATCAGCGGCTACACGGGCTATCTCTCCTTCGGCCACGCGGCCTTCTACGGCGCGGGGGCGTACTTCGTCGTCCTCGCGTCGAACGGGAAGATACCCCTCGTCGCAACGGACACGTCGTTCGTCGTCCTGCTCGCGCTGGCGGGACTCGTCGCGGTCGTCCTCGCGTTGCTCATCGGCGCGGTGTCGTTCCGCCTCTCGGGCGTCTATTTCGCCATGATTACGCTTGGCTTCTCGCAGGTGCTGTACGTGTTCGTCCGCGGATGGGACTACGCCGCCTCGAACCCGCGGGATGGTCCCGCGGTCCTCGAACGCACCGACCCGTTCAGCGTCGGCGTCCCCGGCGTGGACTCGCTGAACCTCGCCATCGGCCAACTCGCGGGCGACAGCGTTGAGGGCTTGCTCGGCGTCCTGAACTTCGGGACGACCGAGGTGTCGTACTACATGATCGGTCTCGTGGTGTTGGTCTGTTACTTCGCCATGCAGCGCATCATCCACTCGCCGTTCGGCCGCGTCCTCGTCGCTATCCGCGAGAACGAGGAGCGCGCCGAGGCGGTCGGCTACAACACCTTCTGGTACAAACTCGGCGCGTTCGCGGTCAGCGCCTTTTTCGCCGCGGTCGCCGGGGGCCTGTTCGCGGGCTTCCAGCGGTCGGTCTCGCCCGAGAACACCTTCTACTTCCTCGTGACCGGCGACGCACTGCTCGCGTCCATCATCGGCGGATTCGGCACGCTCGCCGGGCCGCTGTACGGGTGGCTCTTCGACGAGAGCGTCACGGAGTTCCTGTCGAAGACCGGCGAGGGCGGCGGACTGCTCCCGTATCTCCGGGAACACCTCGGCGAGGCGACGATGACGACCGAACTCTACAACGGGCTGACGGTCGGCCAGACCATCGACACGTTCCTGAACGGCCACGCCGAACTCTACGTCGGCGTCATCTTCGTGCTGTTCGTGCTGTTCGTGCCGAACGGTCTGCTCGGCACCGTCCGAGACCGCCTCGGCGGTCCGGTCGGCGAGCAAGTCGCCGCGCGACTGCGAGGTGACGAGGAATGA
- a CDS encoding 3-oxoacyl-ACP synthase has translation MSGNESTGDGPTNGEPPSDDSAVGLTGYGTYVPERVLTGEEIAAESDIPEEVVVEKMGVREKRVCPPDGDHATDMCVSAAEDALADADLAPADVDMVLYHGSEFKDFVVWSAAANVAERLDAEDAFAVESYALCAGAPLAIRQAKSQLLADTPETALLVSASREEDLVDYENEDSSFMFNFGSGACAMVLEEAPDESRTRAVVRESAAVTDGSFSEDVVMPAGGSRNPTSHTTVEQGLHTLDVPDPEGMKERLADASLPNFLDVADDALARSGYDRDDLDFVALTHMKRSFHDILTGKLDAENYYLDEYGHVQSVDQILALDEALSRGLVAEGDLLCFLAAGTGYTWAATVLEWQG, from the coding sequence ATGAGCGGGAACGAATCGACGGGCGACGGTCCGACGAACGGCGAACCGCCGAGCGACGACTCCGCGGTCGGACTCACGGGCTACGGAACCTACGTGCCCGAGCGAGTCCTCACCGGCGAGGAAATCGCCGCCGAGAGCGACATCCCCGAGGAGGTCGTCGTCGAGAAGATGGGCGTCCGCGAGAAGCGGGTCTGTCCGCCCGACGGCGACCACGCCACCGACATGTGCGTGAGCGCCGCCGAGGACGCCCTCGCGGATGCCGACCTCGCGCCCGCAGACGTGGATATGGTCCTCTACCACGGGTCGGAGTTCAAGGACTTCGTGGTCTGGAGCGCCGCGGCGAACGTCGCGGAACGCCTCGATGCCGAGGACGCCTTCGCGGTCGAGAGCTACGCGCTCTGTGCGGGCGCGCCGTTGGCCATCCGGCAGGCCAAGTCCCAACTCCTCGCCGACACTCCCGAGACCGCACTGCTGGTCTCGGCGAGCCGGGAAGAGGACTTGGTGGACTACGAGAACGAGGACTCGTCGTTCATGTTCAACTTCGGGAGCGGGGCCTGCGCGATGGTCTTGGAGGAGGCTCCCGACGAGTCGCGCACGCGGGCGGTCGTCCGCGAGAGCGCTGCCGTCACCGACGGCAGTTTCTCGGAGGACGTGGTGATGCCCGCGGGCGGGTCCCGAAACCCGACCAGTCATACGACCGTCGAGCAGGGGCTTCACACCCTCGACGTGCCCGACCCCGAGGGCATGAAGGAACGACTGGCCGACGCCAGTCTCCCGAACTTCCTCGACGTGGCCGACGACGCCTTGGCCCGGTCGGGCTACGACCGCGACGACCTCGACTTCGTGGCGCTGACCCACATGAAGCGGTCGTTCCACGATATTTTGACCGGGAAACTCGACGCCGAGAACTACTACCTCGACGAGTACGGACACGTCCAGAGCGTTGACCAGATTCTCGCGCTCGACGAGGCGCTATCGCGCGGACTGGTCGCGGAGGGCGACCTGCTCTGCTTCCTCGCGGCCGGAACCGGCTATACGTGGGCCGCCACCGTGTTAGAGTGGCAGGGCTGA
- a CDS encoding GNAT family N-acetyltransferase: MGQREADSDSIEIREAESGDVDGIRSVALESLRASYADVLDEEVIETAVGEWYADDAMEAEIDEEGMLYLLAVAGDEVVGFSQNLVAEEDGTILWLHVNPDNRDENVGTTLLNQTLATLSERGVERIAAEVLAENEAGCAFYEANGFEKASERERDIGGESHVENVYVHEGRAKYETREFEGQTLSVNWAESDRGSKAPFYAAYTDEDGEDLYGYFCSNCESFDTAMDSMERLECNDCGNTKKPVRWDASYL; this comes from the coding sequence ATGGGACAGAGAGAGGCCGATTCCGACAGTATCGAAATCCGCGAGGCCGAATCGGGGGACGTGGACGGGATTCGGAGCGTCGCGCTGGAATCGCTTCGGGCGTCCTACGCCGACGTACTCGACGAGGAGGTCATCGAGACCGCAGTGGGGGAGTGGTACGCCGACGACGCGATGGAAGCCGAAATCGACGAAGAGGGGATGCTCTATCTCCTCGCGGTCGCTGGCGACGAGGTCGTCGGCTTCTCACAGAACCTCGTGGCCGAGGAGGACGGTACCATCCTCTGGTTGCACGTCAACCCTGACAACCGCGACGAGAACGTCGGGACGACCCTGCTGAATCAGACGCTGGCCACGCTCTCGGAGCGGGGCGTCGAGCGCATCGCGGCCGAAGTCCTCGCGGAGAACGAGGCCGGATGCGCCTTCTACGAGGCCAACGGCTTCGAGAAGGCCAGCGAGCGCGAGCGCGACATCGGCGGCGAGAGCCACGTCGAGAACGTCTACGTCCACGAGGGCCGAGCGAAGTACGAGACCCGCGAGTTCGAGGGCCAGACGCTCTCGGTCAACTGGGCCGAGAGCGACCGCGGGTCGAAGGCCCCGTTCTACGCGGCCTACACCGACGAGGACGGCGAGGACCTCTACGGCTACTTCTGCTCGAACTGCGAGAGTTTCGACACCGCGATGGACTCGATGGAGCGGTTGGAGTGCAACGACTGCGGGAACACGAAGAAGCCGGTTCGGTGGGACGCGTCGTATTTGTAA